One window from the genome of Cryptomeria japonica chromosome 6, Sugi_1.0, whole genome shotgun sequence encodes:
- the LOC131072862 gene encoding early nodulin-20: MALGFPSAMCIMFFVAMGLCSAMKMSTDEDVYVDVDVGVTLATSPSSTAKSPAGAPTPSPSPSPLLSLAPSPAKPKPKHKAKKSPAPSPSPTPSTSPSPSPSDSSTLIKPNSSEGMKSFIVGFWSNLVGTAFFLFFLAMA; the protein is encoded by the exons ATGGCTCTGGGCTTCCCTAGTGCAATGTGTATCATGTTCTTTGTTGCAATGGGGTTGTGCAGTGCAATGAAAATGAGCACTGATGAGGATGTGTATGTGGATGTTGATGTTGGGGTTACATTGGCAACATCACCATCTTCAACTGCAAAATCTCCAGCTGGTGCTCCTACTCCTTCCCCCTCACCATCACCATTACTGTCACTAGCACCATCACCTGCAAAGCCAAAGCCAAAACACAAAGCCAAGAAGTCACCTGCACCTTCCCCTTCTCCTACCccttctacctctccctctccttctccatcAGATTCATCCACTCTGATTAAACCCAACTCC AGCGAGGGAATGAAGAGCTTCATAGTGGGCTTCTGGAGCAACTTGGTTGGAACTGCATTTTTCCTGTTTTTCTTGGCCATGGCGTAG